Proteins encoded by one window of Deinococcus radiodurans R1 = ATCC 13939 = DSM 20539:
- the ruvX gene encoding Holliday junction resolvase RuvX, producing MLARMSGPDPAPAALPTVLALDVSKSRIGFAVSAGRLAFGRGSVDRKRLPLDLKAVRLKVEETGAERLVLGLPLRTDGKPSPTADRVRAFGRVLMDKGYTVEYQDERFTTQRARALGAADEDEAAAVQILELWLMR from the coding sequence ATGCTCGCCCGGATGTCTGGCCCTGACCCCGCACCTGCCGCTCTTCCCACCGTGCTGGCCCTCGACGTGAGCAAGTCGCGCATCGGCTTTGCCGTAAGCGCGGGCCGCCTCGCCTTTGGCCGGGGCAGCGTGGACCGCAAACGTTTGCCGCTCGACCTCAAGGCCGTGCGCCTGAAGGTCGAGGAAACCGGCGCTGAGCGGCTGGTGCTGGGGCTGCCGCTCCGTACCGATGGCAAGCCGAGCCCGACGGCAGACCGCGTGCGTGCTTTCGGGCGGGTGCTGATGGACAAGGGCTACACGGTCGAGTATCAGGACGAACGCTTTACCACGCAGCGGGCACGGGCACTGGGCGCTGCCGATGAGGATGAGGCGGCAGCGGTGCAGATTCTGGAACTGTGGCTGATGAGGTAA
- a CDS encoding enoyl-CoA hydratase-related protein has translation MEQSVILVSDQAAVRTLTLNREHKLNAANDKLLLTLTRELERADADPAVRVVVITGAGRGFCAGQDLGDVSGRDMTFTEHLNHTYNPLIRTIRGLSKPVITAVNGVAAGAGASLALAGDIRLWTRGANLIEVFSNIALVPDSGSTWFLPRLVGYHRAFEMMALAEKIGSDDALRLGLCEQVFPDESFRADVQAYAERLAARPANALKLTKQALTDALTSTLDQALDREAELQQLAGDHWEHEEGVTAFKEKRPAQFVREG, from the coding sequence ATGGAACAATCTGTGATTCTGGTTTCCGACCAGGCGGCGGTCCGGACCCTCACCCTCAACCGCGAGCACAAGCTCAATGCGGCCAACGACAAGCTGCTGCTGACCCTGACCCGCGAGCTGGAGCGGGCCGACGCCGACCCGGCGGTGCGTGTGGTCGTCATCACCGGGGCAGGGCGCGGCTTTTGCGCCGGGCAGGACCTGGGCGACGTGTCGGGACGCGACATGACGTTTACCGAGCACCTCAACCACACCTACAACCCGCTGATTCGCACCATCCGCGGCCTGAGCAAGCCGGTCATCACCGCCGTCAATGGCGTGGCGGCGGGCGCAGGCGCGAGTCTGGCGCTGGCCGGGGACATCCGGCTGTGGACGCGCGGGGCGAACTTGATCGAGGTCTTTTCCAACATCGCCCTGGTGCCCGACAGCGGCAGTACGTGGTTTTTGCCCCGGCTGGTCGGTTACCACCGCGCCTTCGAGATGATGGCCCTTGCCGAAAAGATCGGATCCGACGATGCCCTGCGCCTGGGCCTGTGCGAGCAGGTCTTCCCCGACGAGAGCTTCCGCGCCGACGTGCAGGCCTACGCCGAGCGGCTGGCGGCCCGCCCCGCCAACGCCCTCAAGCTGACCAAGCAGGCGCTGACCGACGCGCTGACCAGCACCCTCGATCAGGCGCTCGACCGCGAGGCCGAGTTGCAGCAGCTCGCAGGCGACCATTGGGAACACGAGGAAGGCGTGACGGCCTTCAAGGAAAAGCGCCCGGCGCAGTTCGTGCGGGAAGGGTAA